The following are encoded together in the Anopheles nili chromosome 3, idAnoNiliSN_F5_01, whole genome shotgun sequence genome:
- the LOC128727371 gene encoding ral GTPase-activating protein subunit beta isoform X2: MYSEWASLVPIISENINNAQTQSVLGKFSIVGGRDVAAVVIKQLASSLGITNNAEPSNLHTDQEVQWCMDVICHGLSLPLSEHDIIKDGVNIYCEWISAVLPQAKISVPQPIIDDPNTYVRKIIKHLYNLFVPRPGEVWPFIYQEELGTDTINRQAVLCHRVLRTLQDTAQNSQMLTVETWEALLLFMLAINEILLAPPIVKDDVGDQLCERVLSVLFEVWLLSCSRCFPSPSLWKTFQESCAAWRHRIALVEQWNRVNLVLTAKLLEFTYGPAFPEMKIAEEDAHLVPSGMTNDGIAQTWIRFLKILGAPTDLCCPQVISRTPQFIQAVLVNAEGIEPQHHPCLLNLPQIFLKTMKGIAGLVDAFLGIAQFRMNEGGTYNINQLYFPGTGGGSHINTASGSVINFRHSGGDIKSSALRASGGLGGLGLGAALGVVGTGSITGAGSLGSTIGNSFNGSTGGGNVGGAINHLNNLGSNSAVTSSPSLGNSNGGNANLGFGFSYDVNGTIAANQGNGYGTSKLSLFIADPNGSTNSPTPPLQRRLAKSFSVAPSLPSAHAVISMAQAKGFTKASFSGLTSSRSVSNQTNNTLQSASLPSTGFSSMLSLCQENKFPLAANRPRCNSILHLFGEWLFDAAHIGGETWIQNTKKRAAEAKRRPSSMIMDNRKGSLSQPPSLSEVNDVAPGLTIDKYESGKAEALGALCRIFCAKKTGEEILPVYLARFYMALHQGLKTNDNRECMETLASILYNSSDLFRIDLEGIQVLLPSFIGALELILPEKDLKMRTQNVFINKTELRRAAINILLSILALPLHFQSLPIRDLMGGPNDRSITFIHLKPRLINILMNALQVETDSHNAHMLLGGLHLCVQDSVTFEDMENGSAETLNSLHATVEVSNLLSSACSEKSAYSMNSANSSIGGHSTATLSNEPSSLPAFDDFSSDIIHELELSSSAIYDSAHALFVRATYLVCHRLISSWKTDLNVSLAALELLSGLAGMHVKDSDTLECKRAVKWICDYICYQCSRPPPAHVKDLHSMIVAAFQCTSAWLMNHPYLLQDKECLTTVLEVVELGISGSKSAGKPGEPLKFKDEKELKPASMRVRDAAENMLTMILEQIDYFPNECGKQSLSSLLDEVVLAKHSNTSGEYVGELSQEQAIKKFKYFVTENSTVLALFEEPLGNDQDPQPTVTILIRGPFGRHAWTMQLRHLSRSKSGTKYHAPNPGRPVPMNDIMMRQEVEYKCFPDSVERIPPCIVDYSIPTLDSAEQKIGNRSTKQLGRLVEQQVGYEKLSWAETECSVDGLGHAQEASPPSVCHEFHAARLFLSHFGFLTIGQNNTGGQKLDGTTPLLTTLDTSKPDFCLDLKLLDKMSPRTCDTIHVFYVKASQTTETEIIGNMDPENLSSIDPHFWKMLYTIGWPVIIQEHAGWTGFIGSSWKIPRDSNSCPQQSYAKNDASEEWQLNGENKVLYWADVSSEIAIVVPNRSNKVDVFIEDTNEANNCPSTTYERSVSEIQPRSSSVSSNQSRQYSLDSETSRFGSMSKSADPIPPVRRRTGASKPSSLYTAPTAKILLVWLESFEDHLTFPIDDLLHYTRAGYSTQHGPISAISSNECFIIYLHALSSSLLRVKLQGPAGRMNFAIPLIDGMVVSKRVIGSLIRQTACNMAKRKRLDNDSYQPPHVRRRIKIQEIMQKYKKDLTEPEMLADLFRPSM; the protein is encoded by the exons TGATGACCCGAACACTTATGttagaaaaataatcaaacatcTGTACAATCTCTTTGTACCTCGCCCTGGAGAAG TCTGGCCTTTCATTTACCAAGAGGAACTAG GGACGGATACTATCAACAGGCAAGCAGTATTATGCCACCGAGTATTGCGTACGTTGCAGGATACAGCTCAAAATTCTCAAATGCTCACGGTAGAAACATGGGAAGCCTTACTATTATTCATGTTGGCCATCAATGAAATTTTGTTGGCTCCACCGATCGTAAAAGATGACGTAGGAGATCAACTATGCGAACGGGTGCTGAGCGTTTTGTTTGAGGTTTGGCTATTGTCCTGCAGCagatgttttccttcgccttcgctgtggaaaactttccaagAGTCGTGTGCTGCCTGGCGTCATCGTATTGCGCTCGTTGAACAATGGAACCGTGTGAATCTAGTTCTGACGGCTAAGTTACTAGAATTCACTTATGGTCCTGCTTTCCCTGAGATGAAAATAG CTGAGGAAGATGCCCATCTGGTTCCAAGTGGTATGACAAATGATGGTATCGCACAGACGTGGATACGCTTTCTGAAGATTTTGGGAGCTCCAACTGATTTATGCTGCCCACAAGTTATCAGTCGTACTCCGCAATTTATCCAGGCCGTGTTAGTCAACGCAGAAGGCATCGAACCCCAACATCATCCGTGTTTGTTAAATCTACCGCAAATCTTTCTCAAAACAATGAAAGGAATTGCCGGACTTGTGGATGCGTTTTTGG GCATAGCGCAATTTAGGATGAACGAGGGTGGTACTTATAATATCAATCAGCTGTATTTTCCTGGTACAGGTGGTGGTTCACACATTAACACTGCTAGTGGGAGCGTCATTAATTTTAGGCACTCTGGGGGCGACATAAAATCCAGTGCTCTCCGAGCAAGTGGTGGGCTAGGAGGGCTTGGTCTCGGAGCAGCACTCGGCGTAGTTGGAACCGGCAGTATCACTGGTGCTGGTTCCTTAGGATCTACAATAGGAAACAGCTTTAACGGAAGTACCGGAGGTGGTAATGTTGGTGGCGCTATAAACCATCTTAACAATCTCGGAAGTAATTCAGCTGTTACAAGTTCTCCTAGTCTGGGTAATAGCAATGGAGGAAACGCCAATCTAGGGTTTGGATTCTCATATGACGTCAATGGGACAATAGCAGCAAACCAGGGTAA TGGATATGGAACTAGCAAATTATCTCTATTCATCGCTGACCCAAACGGGTCCACCAATTCACCAACTCCTCCATTACAGCGTCGTTTAGCGAAGAGCTTCAGTGTTGCTCCATCGCTACCGTCAGCCCATGCTGTTATCTCAATGGCACAAGCTAAGG GATTTACGAAAGCCTCTTTTAGTGGTCTTACTAGCAGCCGAAGCGTGtccaatcaaacaaataatacTCTGCAATCAGCATCCTTGCCTTCAACTGGATTTTCTT cTATGCTTTCATTATgtcaagaaaataaattcccgCTAGCAGCAAACAGACCCCGTTGTAATAGTATCCTGCATCTCTTTGGAGAATGGCTATTTGATGCTGCCCATATCGGTGGCGAAACGTGGATACAAAACACTAAAA AAAGAGCTGCTGAAGCTAAACGACGTCCTTCCTCAATGATAATGGACAATCGCAAAGGCAGTTTGTCACAACCACCTTCACTGTCCGAAGTGAACGATGTTGCACCAGGTTTAACGATCGATAAGTACGAATCTGGGAAAGCAGAAGCTCTAGGAGCGCTATGTCGCATATTTTGTGCTAAGAAAACGGGAGAAGAAATACTTCCCGTATATCTAGCTCGCTTCTACATGGCCCTACATCAAGGACTCAAGACAAACGACAACCGAGAGTGTATGGAAACGCTTGCAAGCATCTTGTACAATTCTTCTGACTTGTTCCGTATTGATTTGGAAGGAATACAGGTATTGCTGCCATCATTTATTGGGGCACTAGAACTCATTCTGCCGGAAAAAGATTTGAAAATGCGAACGCAAAATGTATTCATAAATAAAACGGAATTACGGAGAGCAGCTATCAACATCCTTCTATCCATCTTAGCCCTTCCACTGCACTTTCAATCTCTCCCTATTCGCGATCTAATGGGAGGTCCTAACGATAG GAGTATTACGTTTATTCACTTAAAACCGCGGCTAATTAACATTTTAATGAATGCGCTACAAGTAGAAACGGACTCGCATAATGCGCATATGCTATTAGGTGGGTTGCATTTATGTGTACAAGATTCTGTTACATTCGAAGACATGGAAAATGGATCCGCGGAAACATTGAACTCACTACATGCAACTGTTGAAGTATCCAATCTTCTAAGCTCAG CCTGCTCCGAGAAGAGTGCCTACTCCATGAACAGCGCCAATTCCAGCATCGGTGGACACAGTACCGCAACACTTAGCAATGAACCTTCTAGTTTGCCGgcttttgatgatttttcatcCGATATTATTCATGAGTTAGAATTGAGTTCATCTGCAATTTATG ATAGCGCACATGCGTTGTTTGTACGAGCAACTTATCTGGTTTGTCATCGGTTGATATCATCGTGGAAAACAGATCTCAATGTATCTTTAGCAGCATTGGAATTATTATCTGGTTTGGCAGGAATGCACGTAAAAGATTCAG atACCTTGGAGTGCAAACGTGCTGTTAAATGGATCTGTGATTACATTTGCTATCAGTGCTCAagaccaccaccagcacacgTTAAAGATCTGCACAGCATGATTGTGGCAGCGTTCCAGTGCACTTCTGCGTGGTTGATGAACCATCCATACTTGTTGCAGGATAAGGAGTGTCTCACCACTGTTTTGGAAGTGGTTGAGTTAGGTATATCAGGATCTAAAAGTGCTGGCAAACCGGGAGAACCGCTGAAATTTAAAGACGAGAAGGAGCTCAAGCCAGCCAGCATGCGGGTGCGGGATGCGGCTGAGAATATGCTGACCATGATTCTTGAGCAGATAGACTATTTTCCAAATGAGTGTGGCAAACAATCGCTCTCATCATTGCTCGATGAAGTGGTTCTGGCCAAACATTCCAACACATCGGGAGAGTATGTGGGTGAATTGTCACAGGAGCAGGCTATCAAAAAGTTCAAATATTTTGTCACGGAAAATTCTACTGTACTGGCACTTTTTGAAGAGCCTCTCGGAAACGACCAAGATCCGCAACCAACTGTTACTA TTCTTATTAGGGGACCATTTGGGCGCCATGCCTGGACAATGCAGTTACGGCATCTGTCGCGTAGCAAATCTGGAACAAAATATCATGCACCAAATCCAGGCCGGCCAGTTCCGATGAATGACATTATGATGCGCCAAGAAGTGGAATATAAGTGCTTTCCTGATTCCGTCGAGCGCATACCGCCCTGCATCGTGGATTATTCAATACCGACGCTAGATTCGGCTGagcaaaaaattggaaatcGGTCCACAAAGCAGTTGGGTAGATTGGTCGAGCAACAGGTTGGGTACGAAAAGCTTTCTTGGGCTGAAACAGAATGTTCCGTCGACGGGCTAGGACACGCACAAGAGGCTTCACCACCGAGCGTTTGCCACGAGTTTCATGCAGCGCGACTTTTTCTGTCCCATTTCGGGTTCCTCACGATTGGTCAAAATAACACCGGCGGGCAGAAACTGGATGGCACAACTCCCCTGCTGACAACGCTCGACACATCCAAACCGGACTTTTGTCTAGATCTAAAATTGTTGGACAAAATGTCCCCTCGAACTTGCGACACAATACATGTGTTTTACGTCAAAGCCAGCCAAACCACTGAAACAGAGATAATCGGTAATATGGATCCCGAAAATTTGTCATCAATTGATCCTCATTTCTGGAAAATGTTGTACACCATCGGATGGCCAGTAATAATTCAGGAGCACGCTGGATGGACTGGTTTTATTGGAAGCAGCTGGAAAATTCCACGTGACAGCAATTCATGCCCTCAGCAGAGCTATGCCAAAAACGATGCTTCTGAAGAATGGCAACTTAACGGCGAAAACAAGGTGCTCTATTGGGCGGATGTTTCTTCGGAGATAGCGATCGTTGTGCCAAATCGCAGCAATAAGGTGGACGTTTTCATCGAAGATACAAATGAAGCTAACAATTGTCCTTCCACGACATATGAGCGCAGTGTAAGTGAAATACAACCCCGCTCGTCATCCGTCTCATCCAACCAATCTCGGCAGTACTCCCTGGACAGTGAAACGTCTCGATTTGGCTCGATGAGTAAATCTGCCGACCCGATTCCGCCTGTACGTCGACGTACGGGTGCCTCTAAACCCAGTTCCCTTTACACGGCACCGACGGCGAAAATATTGCTCGTATGGTTGGAAAGTTTCGAAGATCACCTAACCTTCCCGATAGATGATCTGTTACATTACACTCGAGCCGGCTACTCAACACAGCACGGTCCCATCAGTGCAATCAGCTCCAATGAGtgttttatcatttatttGCATGCACTTTCGTCAAGCCTATTGCGAGTTAAATTGCAAGGACCTGCTGGTCGCATGAATTTTGCTATCCCTCTGATAGACGGCATGGTAGTAAGCAAACGTGTGATTGGATCGTTGATTCGCCAAACTGCATGCAACAtggcgaaaaggaaacgactGGACAACGATTC ATATCAACCACCGCATGTTCGGCGTCGCATAAAGATACAAGAAATTATGCAAAAGTACAAAAAAGATTTGACCGAACCGGAAATGCTCGCCGATTTATTTAGACCGTCAATGTAA